The genomic interval AACCGCCGTGCCCGAGCCATCGTCCGTGAGTATCTCGAGAGCCGCGCGGACCTCGCGTTCGACGCGGTGAAGTACCGCGCCAAGCTGCGCGCGGTCGTCGTGCACGGCCACTTGAAGTTGGGCGGGGAGCTGGGGCCGTTTCTCTTCCAGGGTTGGAAGAAGCGCGTCTACACCCAACCGCTGTTGGAGACCTTCCGTCAGGCCCACTTCGCGCAGGAGGCCCTCTACGCGCTGCCGTACACGGTGGCGGAGGGGCTCGCGCAGAAGCACGGCGTGCCCCGGGATGTGTTCCTCCAGCGAATCGAACCGCGGCTGACCCAGGCCGAGCGTCTGCGCCTCCAGGAGTCCGCCGCGCGAGAAGGCGCCGAGGTCCCCCCGGTGGACCTGGCCCGCGCGCCCCTGACGAAGCTGTGTCTCTATGTGCTCGCGTTGAAGGACGAGGTCCGCCAGGAGCGCCGGGATGAGCTGCACACCGCGCTGATGCGCGCGTCGGAGCGGGTACTGGCCCGGGCCCCGGCGGCGTTGGGGCGTGTGGCCGCGGTGCTGGACAACAGTCATTCGTCATCGGGCTCGCTCCAGAAGCGCCGCCGCCCGCTGGGGGTCGCGCTGGCGTCGCACTATCTGCTGGGCGCCTCGGCTCGCGAGTACCGCGCGTTCTGGACATCCCCGGTGGAGGAGCCGCTGCGTGTCGCCGCGCGTGGGCAGACGGACCTGGCCACGCCGTTGCTGGCGGCATTGGAATGGGGCGCGGACCTGGTGGTCATCGTCTCGGATGGCTACGACAACGACCCGCCTCGCGCCGTGGCCGAGCTGACGCGGGTGTTCCGCGAGCGGCTGGACCCAGGACGCCGCACCGCGCTGGTCCACGTCAATCCCGTCTTCGACGCGGATGAGTACGCACCTCGCTCGCTAGGAGAGGCCGTGGCGACCGTGGGTGTGCGTGACGCGGAGGATGTTCCGACGGTGCTGGGCTTCGCCCGGTTCGCGGAGGGCACCGCGTCGTTGTTGGAGTTGGAGCGCTATCTCGCCGCGAGGATGGCGTCGTGGTTGGAGCGTGAGCCTCGCAAGGCCGAGGACGCCGCATGGAGGTCGCCCGGTGAGCCCGTCCGCGATGAGGAGGAGGCATGAGCCGCGCGCGACTCATCCAACGTCTGGAACTCCAGGGGCTGCGGCTCGCGCCTTCGCAGGTCTGGGGACAGGTTCGGCTGGTGCCCGTGCTGCGAGACGAGGTGAGGGGAGACCTTCGCTTCGCACACCGGAACTACGGTGATGCGGTGTCCGTGGTGTCCGTCCAGGGAGCGCCGGCGGCGCGTGGCCTCAAGTATGTCTCGTACATTCCCCATGGGCTGGTGATGACCTGGGGCAACCGTCAGGCAGAAGCTGTCTACGGCACGCGCCTGCAGGCACAGGACGGCAAGAAGGTGGATGCGGGCGCGTTCTCGGTGCGTCTCCTGCACCGCATGGTGCATCGCGAGGACCGCAACCAGCTGCGCATGTTGCCGCTACACCTCGCGATGGAGGGCTTCCTGGCGCGGTACTTCGGCGGGCCGGACATCGCCTGGTCCGAGTACTCACGTGACGGGTTGTCACGCGGGTTGAATCCTCGCAGCGAGGCCTCGATTCCTGGCTGGGCCAGCTTCGCGCTGGACGGTGCGTTGCGCACCTTCGAGCTTCATGAGCGCCAGGTGGGGTTGCTGCTCTTCAACGCGGACGAGCTGCTCTCCGCCTTCATCGTCGCGCATCCGGACGACTACCGCGCCCTGCACCGCACGCTGCTCGAGGACTTCTACGGCGACCTGCTGCTGCAGTACGGCTATCTCCAGGTGGTGGGTGAACTGGGGCTGCGTCTGGACGCGAGCCGCGTGTCGAGTGTCGCGGACCTGCGTGAGCAGGTGGCGCGCATGCGCGAGGACTGGGCGACCTTCCATGGCTTCATGGCGGGCGGACTGTTCGGCGTGGAGGTGACGGCGCGGAAGGCCTACGAGGCCGGCCCCTTCCTCCTCCAGCACTTCCACACCCGCCTCATCCCCTCGGAGGAGAACCACCTGGGCGAGGCCATCATCGGTCCGGACGGGACGCTGGAGTACCTCAAGACCTACCGGCTCTCCGCGGCCCAGACGCGTCGCGCGTACCTGCTGCAACAGCTGGCGGGTTCACAGTGGAACCTGGACGATGCCGCGAAGGCGCTGGGCTCCACCCGGACGGACCTGGTCGTCCGGCTCCACAACGCGGGCTTTGGCTACCTGCTCAAACCCCACGTGCTCGAGGAGGCACAGCGCTCGAACGCGTGGGGCCGTTGACGCTCCCTCGGTCAGAGGGATGAGAGGAACGAGTCGAGCACCGCGTTGACGTGCTCGGGCTGTTCCTGGTTGGCCAGATGCGCGGCGCCGGGGATGACCTCCAACCTGGCGCCCGTGACGAGGTCCACCATCTGCTTCGCTTTCTCCAGCGGAGTGATGGCGTCGTGTTCGCCCACCACCACCAGCGCGGGGCCCGCATAGCGCGCGAGGATGTCCTTGCTGTCGGGGCGCAGCGCCATGCCCCGCTGCGCGGCGGCGATGCCCACGGGAGAAGCGGCGCGCATGAGCGCCTCTACCTGCCGTCCAGCGGGGGAGGCGGGGCCTGCCGAGACCAGCTTGGGGAGGAGCGCCTGGATGATGGGGTCCACGCCCTTCTCCAGCGCTTCGACTGCGGACGCTTCCCGCCGGGCCTTGCCCGCGTCGTCGTCCGCGGTGCATTGCGTATCCATCAGCAGGAGCCCCGCCACGCGCCCGGCGTCCTCGCGCAAGAGGGCCATGGCCGCATAGCCACCCATGGAGACACCGCCCACCACGGCGCGGTCGATGTTCAGCGCATCGAGCAGTGAGAGCGCGTCCTCGGCGATGCGAGACATCAGCGTGGGGCCTTCGCCGGGCTTGCTCTGCCCGAAGCCCCGGATGTCCGGGACGATGAAGCGGTAGCGCCCGGAGAGTGCGTTCACCTGGGCATCGAAGGCGCCGCCGTGGAGGGGAAAGGCGTGGAGCAGGAGCACCGCCGGGCCTTGGCCCACGTCGCGGTAATGCAGGGGGATTCCATCCACGGTGAGGGTCGGCATGTGTCCTCCGCTAGAGCTCAGAGCCACTGCTTGTGCTTGAACCAGAAGAACAAGCTGATGGGCAGGCCGATGATCATCGCCCACATGGAGATGTAGAAGCCCGTGCCCGACAGGGCATCGAAGTTCTGCCCGAAGAATCCAACGATGAACGAGAGCGGCAGGAAGATGGTGGCGAAGATGGTGAGCTGCTTGGTGATGTCGTTCGTCTTGTTGGCCACCATGGACAGGTAGCCATCCATGACGTTGCCCAGGATGTCCCGGCCCGAGTCGATCTGCTCGTACAGCCGCACCAGGTGGTCATACACATCGCGGAAGTAGAGCGTGGAGCGCTCGTCCACATGCGGAATCCCGCGCCGCGCCATCAGCCCCACCACGTCCCGCTGGGGCGACAGCACGCGGCGAAGCTGAACCAGCATCCGCTTCATCTCGAAGATGCGCTGCAGATGGCTCTTCTCCGCCTTCTCGAAGATGGAGACCTCCAGGTCCTCGAGCTCCTCGCTGAAGTTGTCGAGGATGGGGAACTGCGCATCCACGAGTGCGTCCGCCATCAAGTACAGCATGAAGTCCGTGCCGCGCCCCAGTGTCGATACCGGGTCCTGCCGCACGCGCTGGATGATGGTCTCCAGTCCCAGGAAGGGCAGCTCGTGCACGCTGATGATCCACTCCTTCGCGAGGAAGAAGTGGTGCTCATGCATCGTCAGGTCACATACGTCCTTGCCGGCGGTGAAACCCTGCAGCACGACGAAGACGTGGTTGGGGTACTCCTCCAGCTTGGGACGCTGGTCCAGGTGGAGGCAGTCCTCGACGGCGAGCTTGTGGAGGCCAAAGCGCTCGGCCAGCCGGGCCATGGTCGCCTCGTCTGGCTGGAGGACGTCCACCCACTTGCGGCCTTCTTCCCCGAGCAGCTCCTCACCCCCCGTGAAGAGGGTTCCGTCCCTGAACAGACAGACCTGAATCATCCCGTAGCGCTCCCGGGCCTTGCGGCGCGGCCCCAGGCCGAGTGCTAGAACTCCCCCGCGCGGAAGTCGAGCGCTAGAGTGTGCCCCCCGTGTCCGTTGACGCTGAAAACCCGCAGACCTCATTGACCCCGAGGCTGGAAGAGCTCCTTCAAGCCCATCCCGACCGCGCCTTCGCGGGCCGGTTGCGAAAGGTGTATGCCGCCGCGGCCCAGGCCATTGGCCGCCTGAGCGACATGGACCTGGTGAAGTACGAAACGCCGGTGGTGGATTCCAGTCCGGACCTGTCCCTGTGGGAGGAGATGGCGCCCGTCATCCGCGACACGGTGATGGACGTCAACGCGCTGCTCAACGTCATCCGTGAGCAGTTCCCCGCCCAGCCCGGGGCCAACGTCGCGGACCTGGTGAACAGCGGCCGCGCGCGCGAGCCCGCGATGATGCTCCACGACGCCATGACCCTGCTGGCCCAGGGCGTCACCCAGCTCGGCGAGGCGATGCGCACCCCCTCCGTGGTGAGCGACCGCTGGACGCTGCTGGCGGAGATCCAACGCTTCCGCGCGCGGTTCCGCGAGCAGATAAGCAACCTGGTCTTCGAGACGGCGGGCACCTTCGGCG from Myxococcus stipitatus carries:
- a CDS encoding ARPP-2 domain-containing protein; the encoded protein is MSRARLIQRLELQGLRLAPSQVWGQVRLVPVLRDEVRGDLRFAHRNYGDAVSVVSVQGAPAARGLKYVSYIPHGLVMTWGNRQAEAVYGTRLQAQDGKKVDAGAFSVRLLHRMVHREDRNQLRMLPLHLAMEGFLARYFGGPDIAWSEYSRDGLSRGLNPRSEASIPGWASFALDGALRTFELHERQVGLLLFNADELLSAFIVAHPDDYRALHRTLLEDFYGDLLLQYGYLQVVGELGLRLDASRVSSVADLREQVARMREDWATFHGFMAGGLFGVEVTARKAYEAGPFLLQHFHTRLIPSEENHLGEAIIGPDGTLEYLKTYRLSAAQTRRAYLLQQLAGSQWNLDDAAKALGSTRTDLVVRLHNAGFGYLLKPHVLEEAQRSNAWGR
- a CDS encoding alpha/beta hydrolase, translating into MPTLTVDGIPLHYRDVGQGPAVLLLHAFPLHGGAFDAQVNALSGRYRFIVPDIRGFGQSKPGEGPTLMSRIAEDALSLLDALNIDRAVVGGVSMGGYAAMALLREDAGRVAGLLLMDTQCTADDDAGKARREASAVEALEKGVDPIIQALLPKLVSAGPASPAGRQVEALMRAASPVGIAAAQRGMALRPDSKDILARYAGPALVVVGEHDAITPLEKAKQMVDLVTGARLEVIPGAAHLANQEQPEHVNAVLDSFLSSL
- the corA gene encoding magnesium/cobalt transporter CorA; amino-acid sequence: MIQVCLFRDGTLFTGGEELLGEEGRKWVDVLQPDEATMARLAERFGLHKLAVEDCLHLDQRPKLEEYPNHVFVVLQGFTAGKDVCDLTMHEHHFFLAKEWIISVHELPFLGLETIIQRVRQDPVSTLGRGTDFMLYLMADALVDAQFPILDNFSEELEDLEVSIFEKAEKSHLQRIFEMKRMLVQLRRVLSPQRDVVGLMARRGIPHVDERSTLYFRDVYDHLVRLYEQIDSGRDILGNVMDGYLSMVANKTNDITKQLTIFATIFLPLSFIVGFFGQNFDALSGTGFYISMWAMIIGLPISLFFWFKHKQWL